GCTCACGCGCCGTGCCCTTCCCCTTCTCCTTCTGCTTCGCTATCGCCTTCGGGCCCCCTCCTCCCTGCGCTTCCTCGTGCTTCTTCAACAACTCCTCACACAATTCATCTATTGTTCGGTGTGACATGACGGCACCTACCTTTCACTGATTTCCAAAAGAATGCCGCCGGTAGACTTGGGGTGCACAAAAGCGATCTTCGCGCCTCCGGCCCCGTACCGGGGCGTTTCGTCAATGAGCCGTATGCCCTTTCCCTTCAGCTCCGCAAGGGCGGTTTCAATGTTTTCCACCCTGATGGCAAGGTGGTGGATTCCCTCTCCTTTTTTCTCGATGAACTTTGCCACGGGGCTTTCGTCAGAGGTGGCCTCGAGGAGTTCCACTTCCGTATCGCCTATGGGAAGAAAGGCCGTCTTGACTTTCTGCTCCTCAACTTCTTCAACACCGGTGCACTGGACGCCGAGAGCAGACTGCCAGAATGCGAGAGCTTCGTCGATGGATTTGACGGCAATTCCAATATGATCCACCATAATAGGTTTCATTCGTTTTTCCCCTTTCGATAATTTTCATTTGATGAAACAAAAACAGACGGGCAATATCTTATCAGAA
Above is a genomic segment from Aminivibrio sp. containing:
- the mce gene encoding methylmalonyl-CoA epimerase, producing MKPIMVDHIGIAVKSIDEALAFWQSALGVQCTGVEEVEEQKVKTAFLPIGDTEVELLEATSDESPVAKFIEKKGEGIHHLAIRVENIETALAELKGKGIRLIDETPRYGAGGAKIAFVHPKSTGGILLEISER